A genome region from Salvelinus namaycush isolate Seneca unplaced genomic scaffold, SaNama_1.0 Scaffold1169, whole genome shotgun sequence includes the following:
- the LOC120035956 gene encoding leucine-rich repeat transmembrane protein FLRT3-like, which translates to MAAQCKNFLLFLTRVGLLLGLANPLVTSALCPSACRCDGTFIYCNDRGLTSIPTGIPLDATILFLQNNRIKSAGIPADLKRLSNVEKIYLYCNNLDEFPQNLPIGVKELHLQENNIRMITHASLGQIPVIEELHLDDNSVSAVSIEEGAFRDSNHLRLLFLSRNHLSTIPSGLPQTIEELRFDDNRISSISEASLQDLINLKRLVLDGNLLNNRGIGEMAFINLINLTELSLVRNTLTSPPANLPGTSLEKLQLQDNHINRVPAGAFAFLRQLYRLDLSGNNLSSLPHGVFEDLDNLTQLLLRNNPWQCTCRMKWVRDWLRSLPTKVNVRGFMCQGPDKVKGMAIKDLSMDLFDCGGSDLGRGQGDPTETSTVSNTLLPSQPQWPSFVTKRPVVRIPDRNKNYRSTTTPSGRKIIRISVKSSSAETVHISWRVSVPLTAMRLSWLKLGHNPSFGSITETIVQGEKKEYLLTALEPESSYRICMVPMETSNIYLTDETPVCIETETSSLKAYKPTTTLNREQEKEPYNNSSLPLAAIIGGAVALLAIIMLAFVCWYVHRNSSLFSRNCTYNKGRRRKDDYAEAGTKKDTSILEIREASFQMIPIHAVPESKEEFVIHTIFPPNGLSLYKSPQSETTISNRSYRDSGIPDSDHSHS; encoded by the coding sequence ATGGCCGCCCAATGCAAGAACTTCCTGCTCTTCTTGACCAGGGTAGGACTACTTCTGGGTCTGGCTAACCCTCTGGTGACCTCCGCCCTCTGCCCCTCGGCCTGCCGGTGTGATGGGACCTTCATCTACTGTAATGACCGAGGCCTCACCTCTATCCCTACCGGCATTCCGCTGGATGCCACTATTCTCTTCCTCCAAAACAACAGGATCAAGAGCGCCGGCATCCCCGCCGATCTGAAAAGGCTAAGCAACGTTGAGAAGATCTATCTGTACTGCAATAATCTGGATGAGTTCCCCCAAAACCTGCCGATAGGGGTGAAAGAGCTGCATCTACAGGAGAATAATATCCGCATGATTACGCATGCGTCGCTGGGTCAGATCCCGGTGATTGAGGAGCTACACCTGGATGATAACTCCGTCTCTGCGGTTAGCATCGAGGAAGGAGCGTTCAGGGACAGCAATCACCTGAGACTACTCTTTCTCTCCAGGAACCATCTGAGCACCATCCCGTCCGGCCTTCCGCAGACCATCGAGGAGCTGCGCTTCGACGACAACCGCATCTCGTCGATATCAGAGGCGTCCCTGCAGGACCTGATCAACCTAAAGAGACTCGTCCTGGATGGGAACCTGCTCAACAACCGCGGCATCGGCGAAATGGCCTTCATCAACCTGATTAATCTCACCGAGCTCTCCCTGGTGAGAAACACCCTAACGTCGCCGCCGGCTAACTTACCAGGAACCAGTTTGGAGAAACTGCAGCTCCAAGACAACCACATAAACCGGGTACCGGCCGGGGCTTTCGCTTTCCTCAGGCAGCTGTATCGGTTGGATCTATCGGGCAACAACCTGAGCAGTCTGCCTCACGGAGTGTTCGAAGACCTGGACAACCTCACGCAGCTCCTGCTCCGTAACAACCCGTGGCAGTGTACTTGCCGGATGAAGTGGGTGAGAGACTGGTTAAGGTCGCTGCCGACAAAAGTCAACGTCCGAGGATTTATGTGCCAGGGACCGGACAAGGTCAAGGGCATGGCTATTAAGGATTTGTCCATGGACTTGTTTGACTGTGGAGGATCTGACTTGGGCAGGGGACAGGGGGACCCTACCGAGACCAGCACCGTCTCTAACACCTTACTGCCCTCACAACCCCAATGGCCCTCCTTTGTGACCAAAAGACCAGTGGTGAGAATACCTGACAGGAATAAGAACTACCGCAGTACTACGACGCCGTCAGGAAGAAAGATCATCAGGATCAGCGTGAAGTCGAGCAGTGCAGAGACTGTGCACATCTCCTGGAGGGTTTCTGTACCCTTGACTGCCATGAGACTCAGCTGGTTAAAACTGGGCCACAACCCTTCGTTCGGTTCCATCACGGAGACCATCGTACAGGGCGAGAAGAAGGAATACCTCCTAACAGCTCTAGAACCGGAATCCTCGTACAGGATATGCATGGTTCCCATGGAGACCAGTAACATTTACTTGACGGACGAGACACCAGTTTGCATAGAGACAGAGACCAGTTCTCTGAAGGCTTACAAACCCACCACCACATTGAACCGCGAGCAGGAAAAGGAGCCTTACAACAATTCCAGTCTGCCTTTAGCCGCGATCATCGGAGGGGCCGTGGCTCTGTTGGCAATAATAATGCTGGCGTTTGTGTGCTGGTACGTGCACAGGAACAGTTCACTGTTTTCCAGGAATTGCACCTACAACAAGGGCCGTCGGAGGAAGGACGATTACGCCGAGGCGGGGACGAAAAAGGATACCTCGATCTTGGAGATACGAGAGGCCTCTTTTCAGATGATCCCTATACACGCAGTGCCCGAGTCCAAAGAGGAGTTTGTGATACATACAATTTTCCCTCCGAACGGATTGAGTCTGTACAAGAGCCCGCAAAGCGAGACCACTATTAGCAACAGAAGCTACAGAGACAGCGGAATACCCGATTCAGACCACTCCCATTCATGA